The Rhizobium etli 8C-3 genome has a segment encoding these proteins:
- a CDS encoding LacI family DNA-binding transcriptional regulator, whose amino-acid sequence MKDGPTSQKNKTKPKERMRFASADQVAQLAGVSRSAVSRTFTPGASVAPATRERVQKAAEELGYHVNDLARGVLANQSRLVGIVATRPEVGFRAHLAAALAKALIRRGSIPILIDTGKTEDEMLAAQKVLIGHRAEATIILSGSPPASFVDIAHRNGQPLVVIGRCEPDADHVSAGNAEASRKAATAFFEKGYRRLAVAVSHSATSSIAERKDSFLAAAEECGASISIGRGSDSDYDSGMDAARQLFSQTERPDAVYCANDLIAFGLMDHVRKTLGLRIPEDVAVIGFDDVPEAAWLSYRLTTFRQDPVVMAQRAVDLVERRLANPDLPPAYERIVPELVFRDSFTP is encoded by the coding sequence ATGAAGGACGGCCCGACGAGCCAGAAAAATAAGACCAAGCCCAAGGAGCGCATGCGATTTGCCAGCGCAGATCAGGTCGCCCAGCTTGCGGGCGTTTCACGCTCCGCCGTTTCACGCACTTTCACCCCAGGCGCAAGCGTTGCGCCCGCCACCCGCGAACGGGTGCAGAAGGCTGCCGAGGAGCTCGGCTATCATGTCAACGACCTGGCACGTGGCGTCCTTGCAAATCAGAGCCGCCTGGTCGGTATTGTTGCGACGCGGCCGGAAGTCGGCTTCCGCGCCCATCTGGCCGCAGCACTTGCAAAGGCGCTGATAAGGCGAGGCAGCATCCCGATCCTGATCGACACCGGCAAGACAGAGGATGAAATGCTTGCCGCGCAGAAGGTGTTGATCGGCCACCGCGCCGAAGCAACGATCATTCTTTCCGGATCGCCACCCGCCAGCTTCGTTGATATCGCGCATCGCAACGGCCAGCCGTTGGTGGTCATCGGTCGCTGCGAGCCGGATGCCGATCATGTCAGTGCCGGAAACGCCGAAGCATCCCGCAAAGCAGCGACGGCTTTCTTCGAAAAGGGGTACCGGCGACTTGCCGTTGCAGTGTCGCATTCGGCAACGTCCAGCATTGCAGAGCGCAAGGATTCCTTCTTGGCGGCAGCCGAAGAGTGCGGCGCTTCGATCTCGATCGGGCGCGGCAGCGATTCCGACTATGACAGCGGCATGGATGCCGCGCGTCAGCTCTTCTCCCAGACCGAAAGACCTGATGCCGTCTATTGCGCCAACGATTTGATTGCCTTCGGATTGATGGATCATGTGCGAAAGACGCTCGGCTTGCGGATACCGGAAGACGTCGCGGTGATCGGCTTCGATGATGTGCCGGAGGCAGCCTGGCTCAGCTACCGGCTTACGACTTTCCGCCAGGATCCGGTCGTCATGGCGCAGCGCGCCGTCGACCTTGTCGAGCGTCGGCTTGCCAATCCGGACTTGCCGCCTGCCTACGAGAGAATCGTTCCGGAACTTGTCTTCCGCGACAGCTTTACTCCCTGA
- a CDS encoding DUF1127 domain-containing protein: protein MREVQVIVAETLPATVDELYRKFGVWRTARALVLAAWRHHQTVSQVSQLSDRMRRDIGLPEAEHAHSAERYWSIWPDTR, encoded by the coding sequence ATGCGTGAAGTACAAGTTATAGTTGCTGAAACCCTGCCAGCAACGGTCGATGAACTATACCGGAAATTTGGCGTCTGGCGGACAGCGCGCGCGCTGGTCCTGGCCGCCTGGAGGCATCACCAAACGGTGAGCCAGGTCTCCCAGCTGTCAGATCGTATGCGCCGCGATATCGGCCTTCCGGAGGCCGAGCACGCGCACAGCGCGGAGAGGTACTGGAGCATCTGGCCAGACACAAGATGA